TGGCGGCCAGTTCTGCCTCCTGCAGGTCCTCCAAAATCGCCACGCAGCGCTCGTAGAACGACAGGCCCGTTGCCGTTGGGGTGACCTGGCGGGTGGTGCGATGCAGCAACTGCACCCCCAGGTGGTCTTCCAGGTTAATCACCAGTTTGTTCACGGCGGAGCGGGACAGGCCCATCTCTCGGGCGGCGGCGGCAAAGCCTCCGGCGATGACTACCTGAGTAAAGGCGCGTATGCTCTCAAATTTATCCATGGTTATTGTTGATAAATTGGCGACAGATTGTAGATAAAATTGCCAATTGTCTTTTTATTGGATTCAATTCATAATACAGCTAACGGCAATCAGCCCTGATTCAGTCCAGAGCAAGCTGGTTCTCTAGTACTTAATAAGGAGTCACTTGCGATCGCACCCTTTGCCCTTTGCTGGGCGATTGCCAACCAGATCGTTTTTTCAGCCATCGTTTCTATCACTGCTTTGCGCCGACGAGGAGGTGCCCCATGATCACGATTCGCCCAGCCAATCAGCGTGGCGCCGCCAACTTTGGCTGGCTCGATAGCCGCCACACCTTTTCCTTTGGCAACTACTACGATCCCAATCACATGGGATTTGCCAGCCTGCGGGTAATCAACGAAGACAAGATCCAGCCATCCCAGGGATTTGGCACCCATGGCCATCGCGATATGGAGATCATTACCTACGTACTCGAGGGCGCCCTAGCCCACAAAGACAGCATTGGTAACGGATCTGCCATTACCCCCGGAGATGTGCAGCGCATGTCTGCCGGTACTGGCATTCGCCACAGTGAGTTTAATCACTCTGCCACCGACCCGGTGCATCTGCTGCAGATCTGGATTCTGCCGGAGCAAACTGGTCTGGAGCCCAGCTACGAACAGATTCGTATCCCCACGGAAGATAAACGTGGTCAGCTACGGTTGATCGGCTCTCGCCAGGGCCGGGAGGGCTCGATTACCATTCACCAAGATGTGGATCTCTACGCGGCAGTACTCAGTCAAGCCGATGCCGTCGAGTATGAGTTGTCCCCCAATCGGGCCGCCTGGCTGCAGGTGGCTCGCGGAGCGGTTCAGCTCAATGGTGAGTCGCTCACCGCCGGAGACGGGGCCGCCATCGTTGATGAAACGTCCCTAGTCATTGCTAGCCAAGCCGAGGATACCGAAGTGGTGTTGTTCGATATGGCAGTTTGAGGCAAGGGGGCTATCTGGGCCCCCTGCAAACCACCGTTGGCCATTGTTTCGTGGATGTCAATTAAATCCATACTGACGCCCCCTACTGTGATGGCAGCCATAGCCAACTCTGAGTCGGCCGTCATCAAATCAAGAGTTAGGAGCTGCAATCTCCTAGCAATTGTCAGTTCCTAGTGCCTGCCGAAAACCCAGTAAAGACCTATTGCCATGACTACTCCAAAACTGCTGGCCTTTGCCGGCAGCCTCCGCCGGGACTCATTCAACAAGAAGCTGGTCAAAATTGCCGCCGCGGGGGCCGAAGCTGCCGGCGCCAAGGTCACCTATGTTGATCTGAAAGACTATCCCATGCCCATCTACGACCAGGATTGGTTCGATCAGCATGGGTTTCCCGAGAGTGTGCTGCAGCTCAAGGGCCTGATGAAGGACCACCACGGCTTCTTGATTGCCTCGCCGGAGTACAACAGCTCTATTTCTGGGGCATTGAAGAACATGATCGACTGGACCTCTCGCCCTGAGGAAGGAGAGGCGCCTTTGTCTCTGACTTGCTTCAAGGGCAAAACCGCCGCTATCATGGCCACCTCTCCGGGGGGATTAGGCGGCCTGCGCGGTCTTAACCATGTGCGCTCGATTCTGGAGAACATCGGGGTGTTGGTGATTCCCGACCAAAAGGCCATCCCAGGAGCCTATCAGGCCTTTGATGAGGCCGGCAATCTGGTAGATGAGAAAACCCATGATGCGATCGCATCTATTGCCGCCAAACTGGCCGACGTCACTGCCAAGTTGCAGACTGCTTAAGAGGCCCGCTGCGCTAACCAATCCGTAAAGCCTGCCACCACTTGCTGCACGGCCGCAAACCCAGCAGGCACCTGCCGAGCCAAGGCCAGGGCTCGATGGCGAAGCGGCGATAGGCATCTAACTCCAACAGCAGGGATACTATACGTGATGCCGAAGATCCTGATCACATATCAGTTTGGGAAAAACCTCATGATGCAGCGGATTCTGCATCGTCTTGATGGTGAGAGACATGCTCCAAAATCCTTTCGCCTAAGGCTTTATGCCTGGGGTGGTCAACCAGTCCGGTATCCAGCAGCACGACCCCAAACAGGATCGCCCATCCCTTGGCCTTGAGCAGCATGGCTTCCGAAATCTCGCCATAGGCAGCCAGAGCTTGAAGGCGTGCATTGTGGTCAGCAAAGAGCATCCAGATAGACGCTAAATCCGTTGCCACATCGCCAGCTGTGATGTCGCCCCAGTCGATAATGCCGGTAATGACTCCGTTCTCAACCAACACATTGCGGGGATGCAAATCCCCATGCAGCCACCAGGATTGAAAATCAGCAGGTGCGTGCAAAGCAGCCTGCCAGATATGCCTGATCTTTTCGGTAATGAGGTTGGTCTTGGCCTCCAGTCGCTGCATGCGCTCTTCTGTTGACTCTGCCCGCTGGCTCAGTGGCACTCCCCTCACCGGATTATGGGGCGCATTAGCTGGAGCCGGCTGATGCAGTGCTTTGAGAAATGAGCCAAACCGTTGCGCTTGGTTTGCATCGGGTGGCGCTTGATCTGCCGCTCGACCAGGCAACCACGGCAGTATGCTCCATCGCCAGGGATAGCCGTGGCCAGGCAACCCGATTCTCAGTGGAATTGGAACCGCAATCGGCAGTTGATTCGCCAACACCGGCAGCCAGGTTTGTTCATGTTCGATGAGCGGAGCGGCAACGTTTCGGCGAGGCAGTCTGACACAAAACTGGTCACCCAGACGAAACATCGCATTATCCCACCCAACATCTACAGGTTGAACTGGCAGATGCGCTAAATCAGGATGCTGGTCTGCTAGCAACCTGTGGACGAGGGTTGCATCAATTTCCAGTTCTGATGCTGGTGTCCCTGCCAAGGCTAACGTTTGATGTGCTTGCATACCTGCCTTACCACTCGGTGTTCCTGGGTTAGCTCTCGTCAATTCCATCACGTTTGTGGTGTGCTGTCATGCCGCAGGTGAGCGACGTAATACGGAGAGCAACCAGAATGGTTTCTGAGGTTGGTCGAGGATAGAGACTGAGATTAGACAACAGCGCAATCAGAAGAATCGAGAGGCCGACCCCTATCCACCCCAAAGGCTTCACATCCGTTGGCGTAGGCTGAAGCTGATTCATAATCACGTCCTTTCTGAAGGTGCATGTCTTTAAAGCTGCATGTCTTTAAAGCTCTGATGCCTTGGAGTGACCCGTCGCTGATTGCTCAAATGGCTCGCCAACAGCTACGGCAATATCAAAATGTAAGACATCTTCCCGAACGCCCAGTTTTGAGTACAAACTGATAGCCGGTTCATCGCCGTGGTCAGCCTGTACGAAAATGAGATAGGCTCCCCGGTCGGCAGCAAGAGGCTTCAGTGCCTCGATGAGTTTCGTGGCAATACCCTGGCGTCGGTATTCTACGAGGACTGCCAAATCATAGATATAAATTTCGCTGCGTTCCTGTTCAAACTTTTGCAGCTCGTAGGCGGCTAGACCGCCAACCACTTTTCCATCTTTTAAGGCGACCAGCCCGATAAAGTGGCGTTGGCTGAGTAGCTTTTGCAAGTAATCATTACTGGGCTGAGCCTGGCAATAGGTGTCCGCTTCATCAAAAGCATCGCCAAAGACAGTGAGCAATGCTCTCATTAAATCGATATCGGTTTCAGCCAGTTGCTGAATGGCTATGTAGTCTGTTGGTTTCATTGGAAAAGTTGTCCACCCCTAACTGGCAAGTTCGCACGGTTGGCGGCGCTTGGTGAACTTCGCTTCTCCGGCATACTCCCCCTCCGCCACAACCTCCGTCAGTAGCCAATCCAGGTGTTGGTAAAAACCATACGCTCTGAGCGATGGATCATTTCCTGTCAGGAGCCAAATTTCGTCGAGTCCCTGAGACCATAGCCAGGTCTCGGCGGCTTGCATGAGGGCTCGTCCCGCGCCTTGACCTTCAAACTTGGGAAGCACAAAGATACCGAAAATCGTGGCTTCAGTGGCGTTGGCGATCGCAAACCCCACCGATTGTCCCGCCAGTTCCGCGATCCAAGCACAGCAGTCTGTCGCCAGCGTTGCGGCAATGGACTCCGGCGTGATGCCCAGCTCAGCAATCTCTTCGCGCGATTGGTGGTTTTCGGTAACACTGGTGCGGATATCAAACATCATTTCAATATCGGTTGATTGAGCGACTCGAACTAACATGATTTATCTCCATTCAAGAACGTATTTTTTGGGTGCCGTGTGCGACTCACAATCCTTAGTCATCAAACTTCTAGCGCGCAAATCATATTGAACGATTCGCTGCCGGTGCGGTTGAGAATTTCGCTGCCGGAGACCGGCACAAAGCCGACTCGCGAATATAGACGCACCGCAGGGTTATCACCGCGCACACTCAGACTCACGGCGGGGAAGGCTCCCTTGGCAGCGGCTAACAGTTGGGTGAGCAGACGCGTGCCAACGCCCTGCCCGCGATAGTCGGGGGCAACACCGATCGACAACTCAGGAATGTCATCGCGGATATAGCCAAATCCTTTGTCACCCCCTGACCAAAGCCGTAACCAGGCAGCACCAATCGGGGTGGCGGCTCGCCATGCCCCATAGCCCACATCTCCCGGACGCCCCCACCCCGTGGTATAGCGAGCCAGCAGGGGGTGTTGTAGAGCCTCCAAAGAGGATTCGTGAGCGGCATACCGCAGCATTTCCCACACTATCGGCTCATCTCCAGCGGTCAAAGGACGCATCGTGTAATCCATGAATTTTTGATGGGTTTTACTGTGTA
This portion of the Halomicronema hongdechloris C2206 genome encodes:
- a CDS encoding pirin family protein, whose protein sequence is MITIRPANQRGAANFGWLDSRHTFSFGNYYDPNHMGFASLRVINEDKIQPSQGFGTHGHRDMEIITYVLEGALAHKDSIGNGSAITPGDVQRMSAGTGIRHSEFNHSATDPVHLLQIWILPEQTGLEPSYEQIRIPTEDKRGQLRLIGSRQGREGSITIHQDVDLYAAVLSQADAVEYELSPNRAAWLQVARGAVQLNGESLTAGDGAAIVDETSLVIASQAEDTEVVLFDMAV
- a CDS encoding AAC(3)-I family aminoglycoside N-acetyltransferase, producing MKPTDYIAIQQLAETDIDLMRALLTVFGDAFDEADTYCQAQPSNDYLQKLLSQRHFIGLVALKDGKVVGGLAAYELQKFEQERSEIYIYDLAVLVEYRRQGIATKLIEALKPLAADRGAYLIFVQADHGDEPAISLYSKLGVREDVLHFDIAVAVGEPFEQSATGHSKASEL
- a CDS encoding GNAT family N-acetyltransferase, translated to MLVRVAQSTDIEMMFDIRTSVTENHQSREEIAELGITPESIAATLATDCCAWIAELAGQSVGFAIANATEATIFGIFVLPKFEGQGAGRALMQAAETWLWSQGLDEIWLLTGNDPSLRAYGFYQHLDWLLTEVVAEGEYAGEAKFTKRRQPCELAS
- a CDS encoding aminoglycoside phosphotransferase family protein, translated to MQAHQTLALAGTPASELEIDATLVHRLLADQHPDLAHLPVQPVDVGWDNAMFRLGDQFCVRLPRRNVAAPLIEHEQTWLPVLANQLPIAVPIPLRIGLPGHGYPWRWSILPWLPGRAADQAPPDANQAQRFGSFLKALHQPAPANAPHNPVRGVPLSQRAESTEERMQRLEAKTNLITEKIRHIWQAALHAPADFQSWWLHGDLHPRNVLVENGVITGIIDWGDITAGDVATDLASIWMLFADHNARLQALAAYGEISEAMLLKAKGWAILFGVVLLDTGLVDHPRHKALGERILEHVSHHQDDAESAAS
- a CDS encoding NADPH-dependent FMN reductase, producing MTTPKLLAFAGSLRRDSFNKKLVKIAAAGAEAAGAKVTYVDLKDYPMPIYDQDWFDQHGFPESVLQLKGLMKDHHGFLIASPEYNSSISGALKNMIDWTSRPEEGEAPLSLTCFKGKTAAIMATSPGGLGGLRGLNHVRSILENIGVLVIPDQKAIPGAYQAFDEAGNLVDEKTHDAIASIAAKLADVTAKLQTA
- a CDS encoding GNAT family N-acetyltransferase, translating into MRPLTAGDEPIVWEMLRYAAHESSLEALQHPLLARYTTGWGRPGDVGYGAWRAATPIGAAWLRLWSGGDKGFGYIRDDIPELSIGVAPDYRGQGVGTRLLTQLLAAAKGAFPAVSLSVRGDNPAVRLYSRVGFVPVSGSEILNRTGSESFNMICALEV